From one Streptomyces sp. NBC_01478 genomic stretch:
- a CDS encoding AMP-binding protein, which yields MTTASESFRSARDFLLAHREDYDTAYEGFSWPRPEHFNWALDWFDVIAAGNDRTALRIVEEDGSEAAFSFAELSERSNRVANWLRAQGVRAEDRILVMLGNQTELWETALAAMKLRAVVIPATPLLGAADLRDRVERGRVRQVIVRAADAAKFDEVPGTYTRITVGGAVEGWRTYEDAYAAPAAFAPDEATLADDPLMLYFTSGTTAHPKLVEHTHTSYPIGHLATMYWIGLRPGDVHLNISSPGWAKHAWSNLFAPWNAEATVFIHNYTRFDAPRLLAEMDRAGVTTFCAPPTVWRMLIQADLTQLRTPPREALAAGEPLNPEVIEQVRRAWGVTIRDGFGQTETAVQVSNSPGQPLKTGSMGRPSPGYRVELLDPVSGAPGVAEGEIALDLSNRPVGLMTGYHGDPDRTAEAMAGGYYRTGDIGARDADGYITYVGRSDDVFKASDYKISPFELESALLEHEAVAEAAVVPAPDELRLAVPKAYVVLAAGWEPGPDTAKVLFEHSRDVLAPYKRIRRLEFADLPKTVSGKIRRIELREATAAGSAAEYREEDFR from the coding sequence ATGACGACGGCGAGTGAGTCGTTCCGCAGCGCCCGGGATTTCCTGTTGGCGCATCGCGAGGACTATGACACGGCCTACGAGGGTTTCTCCTGGCCCCGGCCCGAGCACTTCAACTGGGCGCTCGACTGGTTCGACGTCATCGCGGCCGGCAACGACCGCACGGCCCTGCGGATCGTGGAGGAGGACGGCTCCGAGGCCGCCTTCTCCTTCGCCGAGCTGTCCGAGCGCTCGAACCGGGTCGCCAACTGGCTGCGCGCCCAGGGCGTCCGCGCCGAGGACCGGATCCTCGTCATGCTCGGCAACCAGACCGAGCTGTGGGAGACGGCCCTGGCCGCGATGAAGCTGCGCGCCGTCGTCATCCCCGCCACCCCGCTGCTCGGCGCCGCCGACCTGCGCGACCGCGTCGAACGCGGCCGGGTCCGGCAGGTGATCGTGCGCGCCGCGGACGCCGCGAAGTTCGACGAGGTGCCCGGGACCTACACGCGGATCACGGTCGGCGGCGCGGTCGAGGGGTGGCGGACGTACGAGGACGCGTACGCCGCCCCGGCCGCGTTCGCGCCGGACGAGGCGACCCTGGCCGACGACCCGCTGATGCTCTACTTCACCTCGGGCACCACCGCCCACCCCAAGCTGGTCGAGCACACCCACACGTCGTACCCGATCGGGCACTTGGCGACGATGTACTGGATCGGCCTCCGGCCCGGAGACGTGCATCTCAACATCTCCTCGCCCGGCTGGGCCAAGCACGCCTGGTCCAACCTCTTCGCCCCGTGGAACGCCGAGGCGACCGTCTTCATCCACAACTACACCCGCTTCGACGCGCCCCGGCTGCTGGCCGAGATGGACCGGGCGGGCGTCACCACCTTCTGCGCCCCGCCGACCGTGTGGCGGATGCTCATCCAGGCCGACCTGACCCAACTGCGCACCCCGCCCCGCGAGGCCCTGGCCGCGGGGGAGCCGCTCAACCCCGAGGTGATCGAGCAGGTCCGGCGGGCCTGGGGCGTCACGATCCGGGACGGTTTCGGGCAGACGGAGACGGCCGTGCAGGTGTCCAACAGTCCCGGCCAGCCGTTGAAGACGGGTTCGATGGGGCGGCCGAGCCCGGGTTACCGGGTCGAGCTGCTCGATCCGGTGTCGGGCGCGCCGGGCGTGGCCGAGGGGGAGATCGCGCTCGACCTGTCCAACCGTCCGGTGGGCCTGATGACCGGCTACCACGGAGACCCGGACCGTACGGCGGAGGCGATGGCGGGCGGCTACTACCGCACCGGCGACATCGGCGCCCGGGACGCGGACGGCTACATCACCTACGTCGGCCGGTCCGACGACGTCTTCAAGGCCTCCGACTACAAGATCTCCCCGTTCGAGCTGGAGAGCGCCCTGCTGGAGCACGAGGCGGTGGCCGAGGCCGCCGTGGTGCCCGCGCCGGACGAGCTGCGGCTCGCCGTACCGAAGGCGTACGTCGTGCTCGCGGCGGGCTGGGAGCCGGGACCCGACACCGCGAAGGTGCTGTTCGAGCACTCGCGCGACGTCCTCGCCCCCTACAAGCGCATCCGCCGCCTTGAGTTCGCGGACCTGCCCAAGACCGTCTCCGGCAAGATCCGCCGGATCGAACTGCGGGAGGCGACGGCCGCGGGGTCGGCCGCCGAGTACCGCGAGGAGGACTTCCGATGA
- a CDS encoding AMP-binding protein, which yields MNSPTNSPLNSYSHGTSGTSLLGDTIGADLDRAVAAWPDREALVDVPSGRRWTYAQFAADIDQLAQALLASGVAKGDRVGIWAINCPEWVLVQYATARIGAVMVNINPAYRTHEVEFVLKQAGISVLFASVAHKTSDYRAMVDQVRGKCPELREVVYIGDPSWDALLSRGTGDEPYAELSCDDAINIQYTSGTTGFPKGATLSHHNILNNGYFVGELIAYTEQDRVCIPVPFYHCFGMVMGNLAATSHGACIVIPAASFDPAATLKAVQQERCTSLYGVPTMFIAELNLPDFATYDLSSLRTGIMAGSPCPVEVMKRVVAEMHMAEVSICYGMTETSPVSLQTRMDDDLEHRTGTVGRVLPHLEVKVVDPATGITQPRGTAGELCTRGYSVMLGYWNEPGKTAEAIDAGRWMYTGDLAMMREDGYVEIVGRIKDMIIRGGENIYPREIEEFLYTHPKIADVQVVGIPNERYGEEVLACVIPRDPADPLTLEELRGFCEGRLAHYKIPSLLQVMDAFPMTVSGKVRKVELRERAVRGAEG from the coding sequence ATGAACTCGCCGACGAACTCGCCGTTGAACTCGTACAGCCATGGAACCAGCGGGACTTCACTCCTCGGCGACACCATCGGCGCCGACCTCGACCGGGCGGTGGCCGCGTGGCCCGACCGCGAGGCACTGGTCGACGTGCCGTCCGGGCGGCGCTGGACGTACGCTCAATTCGCCGCCGACATCGACCAGTTGGCCCAGGCGCTGCTCGCGAGCGGTGTCGCGAAGGGCGACCGGGTGGGCATCTGGGCGATCAACTGCCCGGAGTGGGTGCTGGTTCAGTACGCCACCGCCCGGATCGGCGCGGTCATGGTGAACATCAACCCGGCGTACCGCACCCACGAGGTGGAGTTCGTCCTCAAGCAGGCGGGGATCTCGGTCCTGTTCGCCTCGGTGGCCCACAAGACGAGCGACTACCGGGCGATGGTCGACCAAGTGCGGGGAAAGTGCCCTGAGTTGCGCGAGGTCGTGTACATCGGCGACCCGAGCTGGGACGCGCTGCTGAGCCGCGGCACGGGGGACGAGCCGTACGCGGAACTGTCCTGCGACGACGCCATCAACATCCAGTACACGTCCGGCACGACGGGTTTCCCCAAGGGCGCCACCCTCTCCCACCACAACATCCTCAACAACGGCTATTTCGTGGGCGAGTTGATCGCCTACACCGAGCAGGACCGGGTCTGTATCCCGGTGCCCTTTTACCACTGCTTCGGCATGGTGATGGGCAACCTGGCGGCCACCTCGCACGGCGCGTGCATCGTGATCCCGGCCGCGTCCTTCGACCCGGCGGCGACCCTGAAGGCGGTCCAGCAGGAGCGCTGCACGTCCCTCTACGGCGTACCGACCATGTTCATCGCGGAGTTGAACCTCCCCGACTTCGCGACCTACGACCTCTCCTCGCTCCGCACCGGCATCATGGCGGGCTCGCCCTGCCCGGTCGAGGTGATGAAACGGGTGGTCGCCGAGATGCACATGGCGGAGGTGTCCATCTGCTACGGCATGACGGAGACGTCCCCGGTCTCGCTGCAGACGCGGATGGACGACGACCTGGAACACCGCACCGGCACGGTCGGCCGGGTCCTTCCACACCTGGAGGTCAAGGTCGTCGACCCGGCGACCGGCATCACCCAACCCCGGGGCACGGCAGGGGAGTTGTGCACCCGCGGCTACAGCGTGATGCTCGGCTACTGGAACGAGCCCGGCAAGACCGCCGAGGCGATCGACGCGGGCCGCTGGATGTACACGGGTGACCTCGCGATGATGCGCGAGGACGGCTACGTCGAGATCGTCGGCCGCATCAAGGACATGATCATCCGAGGCGGCGAGAACATCTACCCGCGCGAGATCGAGGAGTTCCTCTACACCCACCCGAAGATCGCGGACGTCCAGGTCGTCGGCATCCCGAACGAGCGCTACGGCGAGGAGGTCCTGGCCTGCGTCATCCCACGCGACCCGGCGGACCCGCTGACCCTGGAGGAACTGCGCGGCTTCTGCGAGGGCAGGTTGGCGCACTACAAGATCCCGAGCCTGCTCCAGGTCATGGACGCCTTTCCGATGACGGTGTCGGGGAAGGTGCGGAAGGTCGAGCTGCGGGAGCGGGCTGTTCGGGGTGCTGAGGGGTGA
- the gcl gene encoding glyoxylate carboligase, which yields MARMTAARAAVEILKREGVSDAFGVPGAAINPFYAALKASGGIHHTLARHVEGASHMAEGYTRTRPGNIGVCIGTSGPAGTDMITGLYSATGDSIPILCITGQAPTAVLHKEDFQAVDIASIAGPVTKMAVTVLEAAQVPGVFQQAFHLMRSGRPGPVLVDLPIDVQLTEIEFDPETYEPLPVYKPAATRAQIEKAIGLLNASERPLIVAGGGVINADAAELLVEFAELTGTPVVPTLMGWGVLPDDHELNAGMVGLQTSHRYGNATFLESDFVLGIGNRWANRHTGKLDVYTAGRKFVHVDIEPTQIGRIFAPDYGIASDAKAALELFVEVARELKAAGTLPDRSVWAASAQEKRSTLQRRTHFDDIPIKPQRVYEEMNKAFGPGTRYVSTIGLSQIAGAQMLHVYRPRHWINCGQAGPLGWTIPAALGVAKADPEASVVALSGDYDFQFMIEELAVGAQHRIPYVHVLVNNAYLGLIRQAQLGLDINFQVNLEFENINSPELGVYGVDHIKVVEGLGCKAIRVTDPTELGTAFDQARKLAAEFRVPVVVEAILERVTNIAMSRTNDISEVVEFEDVATEPGHAPTSIRRLKV from the coding sequence ATGGCTCGTATGACCGCTGCCCGCGCGGCAGTCGAGATCCTCAAGCGCGAGGGCGTCAGCGACGCGTTCGGCGTCCCGGGTGCGGCGATCAACCCCTTCTACGCCGCGCTCAAGGCCTCCGGCGGTATCCACCACACCCTCGCCCGCCATGTCGAGGGCGCCTCGCACATGGCCGAGGGCTACACCCGTACCCGCCCGGGCAACATCGGTGTCTGCATCGGCACTTCGGGCCCGGCCGGCACCGACATGATCACCGGCCTGTACTCGGCGACCGGCGACTCGATCCCGATCCTCTGCATCACGGGCCAGGCCCCGACCGCCGTGCTCCACAAAGAGGACTTCCAGGCCGTCGACATCGCCTCGATCGCGGGCCCGGTGACCAAGATGGCGGTCACCGTCCTGGAGGCGGCCCAGGTCCCCGGCGTCTTCCAGCAGGCCTTCCACCTGATGCGCTCGGGCCGCCCCGGCCCGGTCCTCGTCGACCTGCCGATCGACGTGCAGCTCACGGAGATCGAGTTCGACCCGGAGACGTACGAGCCGCTGCCGGTCTACAAGCCGGCCGCGACCCGCGCCCAGATCGAGAAGGCGATCGGACTCCTCAACGCCTCCGAGCGCCCGCTGATCGTCGCGGGCGGCGGTGTCATCAACGCCGACGCGGCCGAACTCCTCGTCGAGTTCGCCGAGTTGACGGGTACCCCGGTGGTCCCGACCCTGATGGGCTGGGGTGTCCTCCCCGACGACCACGAACTGAACGCCGGCATGGTCGGCCTCCAGACCTCGCACCGCTACGGCAACGCGACCTTCCTGGAGTCCGACTTCGTCCTCGGCATCGGCAACCGCTGGGCCAACCGGCACACCGGCAAACTGGACGTCTACACGGCCGGACGGAAGTTCGTCCACGTCGACATCGAGCCCACCCAGATCGGCAGGATCTTCGCCCCCGACTACGGCATCGCGTCCGACGCGAAGGCGGCGCTGGAGCTTTTCGTCGAGGTGGCACGGGAGTTGAAGGCCGCGGGCACCCTCCCCGACCGTTCCGTCTGGGCGGCCTCGGCACAGGAGAAGAGGTCAACTCTCCAGCGGCGTACGCACTTCGACGACATCCCGATCAAACCGCAGCGCGTCTACGAGGAGATGAACAAGGCTTTCGGCCCGGGGACCCGGTACGTCTCCACCATCGGCCTCTCGCAGATCGCCGGCGCTCAGATGCTGCACGTCTACCGCCCACGCCACTGGATCAACTGCGGCCAGGCGGGTCCCCTCGGCTGGACCATCCCGGCCGCGCTGGGCGTCGCCAAGGCCGACCCCGAGGCGTCCGTGGTCGCCCTCTCCGGCGACTACGACTTCCAGTTCATGATCGAGGAACTGGCGGTCGGGGCACAGCACCGGATCCCGTACGTCCATGTCCTCGTGAACAACGCCTACTTGGGCCTCATCCGCCAGGCCCAGCTCGGCCTCGACATCAACTTCCAGGTCAACCTGGAATTCGAGAACATCAACTCGCCCGAGCTGGGCGTCTACGGCGTCGACCACATCAAGGTCGTCGAGGGCCTCGGCTGCAAGGCCATCCGCGTCACCGACCCCACCGAACTCGGCACGGCCTTCGACCAGGCCAGGAAACTCGCCGCGGAGTTCCGCGTCCCGGTCGTCGTCGAAGCGATCCTCGAACGAGTCACCAACATCGCGATGAGCAGGACGAACGACATCAGCGAGGTGGTGGAGTTCGAGGACGTGGCGACCGAGCCCGGCCACGCACCGACGTCGATCAGGCGCCTGAAGGTCTGA
- a CDS encoding response regulator transcription factor, producing MATDAAGMVEIQAALVRLRRGTGLPVAFGGLVESGRQQMRISELSGTLTPSLRALAVSSGNGLGGKAVALARPCAVLDYSASRQISHEYDAPVAAEGLRAILAVPVVVRRRVRGVLYGALRTAQPLGDRMLSAAMAAARDVEQALVVREEVRELLSAARPAPAPDPAASAVWEQVREAHAALRALAPRIPDPALRAELLDACGLLTTEAATGEVELAPRELDVLACVAAGATNAVAAERLGLRPETVKGYLRSAMRRLGAHTRGEAVVAARRAGVLP from the coding sequence GTGGCGACGGACGCGGCGGGGATGGTGGAGATTCAGGCGGCGCTGGTACGACTCCGGCGCGGCACCGGGCTGCCGGTCGCCTTCGGCGGCCTGGTCGAAAGCGGCCGGCAGCAGATGCGCATCAGCGAACTGAGCGGCACGTTGACCCCGTCCCTGCGCGCCCTCGCGGTGTCCTCGGGCAACGGCCTCGGCGGCAAGGCGGTCGCCCTCGCCCGCCCGTGCGCCGTCCTGGACTACTCCGCCTCCCGCCAGATCAGCCACGAGTACGACGCCCCGGTGGCCGCCGAGGGCCTGCGCGCGATCCTCGCGGTCCCGGTCGTCGTACGACGCCGGGTGCGAGGTGTCCTCTACGGCGCGCTGCGCACCGCCCAGCCCTTGGGCGACCGGATGCTGAGCGCGGCGATGGCGGCCGCGCGGGACGTGGAGCAGGCGCTGGTGGTCCGGGAGGAGGTGCGGGAGCTGCTGAGCGCGGCGCGCCCCGCGCCGGCCCCCGACCCGGCGGCGAGCGCGGTGTGGGAGCAGGTGCGGGAGGCGCACGCGGCGCTGCGGGCGCTGGCCCCGCGTATCCCGGACCCGGCGCTGCGGGCCGAACTCCTGGACGCCTGCGGCCTGTTGACCACCGAGGCGGCGACCGGGGAGGTGGAGCTGGCGCCCCGGGAGCTGGACGTACTGGCGTGTGTGGCGGCGGGGGCGACGAACGCGGTGGCGGCGGAGCGGCTCGGGCTGCGGCCGGAGACGGTGAAGGGGTATCTGCGCTCGGCGATGCGGAGGCTGGGCGCGCACACCCGCGGGGAGGCCGTGGTGGCGGCGCGGCGGGCGGGGGTGCTGCCGTGA
- a CDS encoding class I SAM-dependent methyltransferase, which yields MTVHGPADHVELNRRYWDDHAAASHGPLARGHWAAAQPRWGLWATPESQASVFPEDIAGSRAIELGCGTAYVSAWLARAGAHPVGIDLSREQLATAREMQTEFGLDFPLVLGNAEQVPYDDDTFDFAISDYGASLWCDPYRWIPEAARLLAPGGQLTFTRRSPLFALCTPPDGTAATTLLRPQFGLRRLDGGGAVEFTLPHGDMIRLLRSHGFVIEDLIEVQAPESAHRNYPEVSADWAHRWPSEEIWKARLVG from the coding sequence ATGACCGTTCACGGGCCTGCCGACCATGTCGAGCTGAACCGGCGCTACTGGGATGACCACGCGGCGGCCTCGCACGGTCCGCTCGCGCGGGGCCATTGGGCGGCGGCGCAGCCACGTTGGGGACTGTGGGCGACGCCGGAGTCGCAAGCCTCGGTGTTTCCCGAGGACATCGCCGGGTCGCGCGCGATCGAGCTGGGTTGTGGCACCGCGTACGTCTCGGCCTGGCTCGCGCGAGCAGGCGCCCACCCTGTCGGGATCGATCTGTCGCGTGAACAGCTCGCCACCGCACGGGAGATGCAGACGGAGTTCGGCCTCGACTTCCCCCTCGTGCTGGGCAACGCCGAGCAAGTCCCCTACGACGACGACACGTTCGACTTCGCGATCAGCGACTACGGCGCCTCGCTGTGGTGCGATCCCTACCGGTGGATCCCCGAGGCCGCGCGCCTGCTCGCTCCCGGCGGTCAACTGACGTTCACCCGCCGGTCACCCCTGTTCGCGCTCTGCACGCCGCCGGACGGAACCGCCGCCACCACGCTGCTCCGTCCACAGTTCGGCCTGCGTCGGCTGGACGGGGGCGGGGCAGTGGAGTTCACCCTCCCGCACGGCGACATGATCCGCCTGCTGCGATCCCACGGTTTCGTCATCGAGGACCTGATCGAAGTCCAGGCGCCCGAGTCCGCGCACCGGAACTACCCCGAGGTCTCCGCCGACTGGGCACACCGGTGGCCCAGCGAGGAAATCTGGAAAGCCCGCCTGGTCGGCTGA